ATGGATTTAGCACAATAGTCTCCATCCCTGACGCAGATGCCGCCAGTATTATCTCCTCCGCTTCCTTTTTAGTCTCGAAATAGGGAAGACCATACCCGGCGAGATTAAAGTTGGCGTTCTCATCAAGCGGTCTTCCGTCAATGGAGCCGCCTACCGTCGCCACACTCGATATATGAAGGAATCTTTTTACGAATGCCTTCCGCGCCGCCTCGACCAGATTTTTTGTGCCGTCGATGTTAATGCTTTTCATCTCCTGATAATCGACCGGTCGAAGACTCACCATGGCGGCAGAATGAATAAGATAATCGCACCCGGCCAGCGCCTGCGGCATCCAACTCTTATCGCGAATATCGCCCACAACCATCGCGACCTCGGGCTGAAGATACCTTTCCGCTTTCTTGAGATTGCGGCACTGCCCTTTTACTCGGTACCCTTGAGATATCAGTTTCGGAATGAGACGTCGCCCCAAGTGTCCGCTGGCGCCTGTTATAAAAATCGATTTTCCGTCATTCATGATGTCCCAAATTACGAAGCCTGCCGGCTATTACAAGAAGAAAATATTGCAATTGAGGGCGCCGTTGCCTTAACTTACAGGGCATTTATATCTGAATGGGATAAGAAAACTGTGAATATTGCGGTATCTTCCAATCTCAGTGACTTTCTATTAGGCGCCTTCTTGGCTTCAGT
The genomic region above belongs to Candidatus Zixiibacteriota bacterium and contains:
- a CDS encoding NAD-dependent epimerase/dehydratase family protein produces the protein MNDGKSIFITGASGHLGRRLIPKLISQGYRVKGQCRNLKKAERYLQPEVAMVVGDIRDKSWMPQALAGCDYLIHSAAMVSLRPVDYQEMKSINIDGTKNLVEAARKAFVKRFLHISSVATVGGSIDGRPLDENANFNLAGYGLPYFETKKEAEEIILAASASGMETIVLNP